A genomic window from Serratia liquefaciens includes:
- the dppF gene encoding dipeptide ABC transporter ATP-binding subunit DppF — protein sequence MSQNQPLLQAIDLKKHYPVKKGLFAPERLVKALDGVSFTLERGKTLAVVGESGCGKSTLGRLLTMIEIPTGGELYYQGQDLLKPDVTAEKLRRQKIQIVFQNPYGSLNPRKKVGQILEEPLQINTALSSAERREKALEMMAKVGLKTEHYDRYPHMFSGGQRQRIAIARGLMLNPDVVIADEPVSALDVSVRAQVLNLMMDLQQDLGLSYVFISHDLSVVEHIADEVMVMYLGRCVEKGSKDAIFNNPRHPYTQALLSATPRLNPDMRRERIKLTGELPSPMNPPPGCAFNARCRRAFGPCTQLQPQLKQYGEQMVACFAVDQDENSAA from the coding sequence CGGCTGGTCAAAGCGCTGGATGGCGTTTCCTTTACGCTTGAGCGTGGCAAAACGCTGGCGGTGGTGGGTGAGTCCGGCTGCGGTAAATCCACGCTGGGTCGCCTGCTGACGATGATTGAAATTCCGACCGGCGGCGAGCTGTACTATCAGGGGCAGGATTTGCTGAAGCCGGATGTCACTGCCGAGAAGCTTCGACGACAGAAGATCCAGATCGTGTTCCAGAATCCTTATGGATCGCTCAACCCACGCAAGAAGGTCGGGCAGATCCTTGAGGAGCCGTTGCAGATCAATACCGCGTTAAGCAGCGCAGAACGTCGTGAGAAAGCGCTGGAGATGATGGCCAAGGTCGGATTGAAAACCGAGCATTACGATCGTTATCCCCATATGTTCTCCGGCGGGCAGCGGCAGCGTATCGCCATTGCACGCGGGTTGATGCTTAACCCGGACGTGGTGATTGCCGATGAGCCGGTTTCCGCGCTGGACGTGTCCGTGCGGGCGCAGGTGTTGAACCTGATGATGGATTTGCAGCAGGATCTGGGGCTGTCTTACGTATTTATCTCCCACGATTTATCGGTGGTGGAGCACATTGCCGACGAAGTGATGGTGATGTATCTCGGGCGCTGCGTGGAGAAGGGCAGTAAAGACGCCATATTCAACAATCCGCGCCATCCGTATACCCAGGCATTGCTGTCCGCGACGCCGCGCCTGAATCCGGATATGCGTCGCGAGCGCATCAAGCTGACCGGCGAACTGCCCAGCCCAATGAATCCGCCGCCAGGCTGTGCATTCAATGCCCGCTGCCGTCGCGCTTTCGGGCCTTGCACCCAACTGCAACCGCAGTTAAAGCAATACGGCGAGCAGATGGTTGCCTGCTTTGCGGTCGATCAGGATGAAAATTCTGCGGCATAA
- the bcsG gene encoding cellulose biosynthesis protein BcsG, translating to MKPTNNPQSDNSLWRYWRGLGGWNYYFLVKFALLWFGYLNFHALPNLVFMAFLLMPIPAMRLHRWRHYVAIPIGIALFYHDTWLPGINSIMSQGSQLTGFSAQYLLELINRFINWQMVGAAFVMLVAYLFLAQWVRVTVFTVAALVWLNLVTIAGPAVSLLPTGTSASTSSTPATTAPAAGGDSAPADSAPPTSANLTAYLNQFYDKEKTRVTAFPASLPADAQPFDLLVINICSLAWADMDAVKLENHPLWSKMDIMFDNFNSATAYSGPAAIRLLRASCGQPSHHDLYQPVNQQCYLFDNLAKLGFKEQLMLDHSGVFGNFLKELREQGDMQAPLMSQAGIGNELASFDGEPIYNDLELLTRWQDQQQKAGDTRSATFFNIIPLHDGNRFVGSNKSADYQPRAQKLFDQLNTFLEQLEKSGRKVMVVIVPEHGAALVGDKMQMSGLRDIPSPNITHTPVGIKLVGMKAPHQGSPLQVKTPSSYLALSELVSRLVDGKAFTAPSVDWQALTQNLPQTAVISENDNAIVMQYQGKPYIRLNGGDWVPYPQ from the coding sequence ATGAAGCCAACAAACAACCCGCAATCCGATAACTCCCTGTGGCGCTACTGGCGTGGGCTGGGCGGCTGGAACTACTACTTCCTGGTCAAATTCGCCCTGCTGTGGTTCGGCTACCTGAACTTCCATGCCTTGCCCAACCTGGTGTTCATGGCGTTTCTGCTGATGCCGATACCGGCGATGCGCCTGCACCGCTGGCGTCATTACGTGGCGATCCCGATTGGGATTGCGCTGTTCTATCACGATACCTGGCTGCCCGGCATCAACAGCATCATGAGCCAGGGTTCGCAATTGACCGGCTTCAGCGCCCAGTATCTGCTGGAGCTGATAAATCGCTTTATCAATTGGCAGATGGTCGGCGCCGCCTTTGTGATGCTGGTTGCCTACCTGTTTCTGGCCCAGTGGGTACGGGTTACGGTATTCACCGTTGCCGCGCTGGTGTGGCTGAACCTGGTCACCATTGCCGGCCCAGCCGTGTCATTGCTGCCGACCGGCACCAGTGCATCCACCAGCAGCACTCCGGCGACGACAGCCCCGGCTGCCGGGGGCGACAGCGCACCGGCAGACAGCGCGCCCCCCACCAGCGCCAACCTGACGGCCTATCTGAACCAGTTCTACGACAAAGAAAAAACCCGCGTTACCGCCTTCCCGGCCAGCCTGCCTGCCGATGCTCAGCCGTTTGACCTGCTGGTGATCAATATCTGTTCGCTGGCCTGGGCCGACATGGACGCGGTAAAACTGGAAAACCACCCGCTGTGGTCGAAGATGGACATCATGTTCGACAACTTCAACTCGGCAACCGCCTACAGCGGCCCGGCGGCAATTCGTCTGTTACGCGCCAGCTGCGGTCAGCCTTCGCATCACGATTTGTATCAGCCGGTCAATCAGCAGTGCTATCTGTTTGATAACCTTGCCAAGCTGGGCTTCAAAGAGCAGCTGATGCTGGATCACTCCGGCGTGTTCGGCAACTTCCTGAAAGAGCTGCGCGAACAAGGTGATATGCAGGCCCCGCTGATGTCTCAGGCCGGGATCGGTAATGAGTTGGCCTCGTTTGACGGCGAACCGATATACAACGATCTGGAACTGCTCACCCGCTGGCAGGATCAGCAGCAAAAGGCCGGTGATACCCGCAGCGCCACCTTCTTCAACATCATTCCGCTGCATGACGGCAACCGTTTTGTCGGTTCGAACAAGAGCGCGGACTATCAACCCCGGGCGCAGAAATTGTTCGACCAGTTGAACACCTTCCTGGAACAACTGGAAAAATCCGGCCGCAAGGTGATGGTGGTGATTGTGCCGGAACACGGCGCAGCACTGGTAGGCGACAAAATGCAGATGTCCGGCCTGCGCGATATCCCCAGCCCGAACATTACCCATACGCCGGTGGGCATCAAACTGGTGGGTATGAAAGCGCCGCATCAGGGCAGTCCGCTGCAGGTCAAAACGCCAAGCAGCTACCTGGCGCTTTCCGAGCTGGTTTCTCGCTTGGTGGACGGCAAGGCCTTCACCGCGCCGAGCGTAGACTGGCAGGCGCTGACGCAGAACCTGCCGCAGACGGCGGTCATTTCCGAGAATGACAACGCCATCGTGATGCAATACCAAGGCAAGCCTTACATCCGGCTAAACGGCGGCGATTGGGTACCTTATCCCCAGTAA
- the bcsF gene encoding cellulose biosynthesis protein BcsF: MLNLNDIVQLIILCAVIFIPLGYAFHRRFPHWRQYWQNLLLSPRYLKSIGLWVREGSSSQIKRKKQP; the protein is encoded by the coding sequence ATGTTGAATCTTAACGACATTGTGCAACTGATTATTCTGTGCGCCGTTATTTTTATCCCGTTGGGTTATGCCTTTCACCGGCGTTTCCCGCACTGGCGTCAGTACTGGCAAAACCTGTTGTTATCACCGCGCTATTTAAAATCCATCGGATTATGGGTGCGCGAAGGGTCTTCTTCTCAGATTAAGCGTAAGAAACAGCCATGA